The following proteins are co-located in the Castanea sativa cultivar Marrone di Chiusa Pesio chromosome 8, ASM4071231v1 genome:
- the LOC142606663 gene encoding calmodulin-binding receptor-like cytoplasmic kinase 1: MKKTPSPFNFPSPSNQRRQNLNMQHGYTNKHNHTTHSSVLDYVKGAAKKVAGVFTKLLFWRRKQNHPEEILVPDSSRNTAPIRGTSYFSSESSLKSSSTYASSTSSSVVSNGQVGNFSLEEIIKATEKFSPANKIGEGAFGTVYKGRLKDGRLVAIKRMKQNKYDKRLSLEFKNEILTLSMIEHLNLVRLYGYLEHGDEQMILVEYISNGTLREHLDGKLGNGLEMAERLEIAIDIAHAITYLHMYTDHPIIHRDIKASNILITEKLRAKVADFGFARLAAKDPDTSHISTQIKGTVGYLDPDYLRTNQLTDKSDVYSFGVLLVEMMTGRQPIESKRPTLERVTIRWAIQKLKDGEVVLAMDPRLKRCPASNMVVEKVLKLAHTCLAPLRKSRPSMKKCAEELWDIRKEFKERFVSPSPPPLISRHSDNFPERDALGSFSIEDGENIKFDSA; the protein is encoded by the exons ATGAAGAAAACTCCAAGCCCCTTCAATTTTCCCTCACCCTCAAACCAAAGAAGACAGAACTTGAACATGCAACATGGTTACACAAACAAGCACAATCATACAACTCACAGCTCTGTCTTGGATTATGTCAAAGGCGCAGCCAAAAAAGTTGCTGGAGTTTTCACCAAACTTCTTTtctg GAGGAGAAAGCAAAACCACCCAGAAGAGATTCTTGTCCCTGATTCCAGCAGAAATACAGCTCCAATAAGAGGAACTTCCT ATTTCTCTTCAGAAAGCAGCCTTAAAAGTTCATCAACATACGCATCCtctacttcttcttctgttGTTTCCAATGGCCAGGTTGGGAATTTCTCCTTGGAAGAGATTATTAAGGCAACCGAAAAATTCTCTCCGGCTAATAAAATTGGGGAAGGTGCGTTTGGAACAGTGTACAAGGGGAGGCTCAAAGATGGAAGACTAGTTGCGATAAAGCGCATGAAACAG AACAAGTATGACAAGCGTTTATCATTGGAGTTCAAGAATGAAATACTTACCTTGTCAATGATTGAGCATCTAAATTTGGTAAGGTTATATGGATATCTGGAGCATGGAGATGAGCAGATGATTCTGGTTGAATACATCAGCAACGGAACACTTCGGGAACATTTAGATG GTAAACTGGGAAACGGACTTGAAATGGCAGAGCGGCTGGAGATTGCAATAGATATAGCCCATGCAATTACCTACCTTCACATGTACACAG ATCATCCAATAATCCACAGAGATATAAAAGCGTCAAACATCCTCATAACAGAGAAACTGCGTGCCAAAGTGGCAGACTTTGGGTTTGCACGATTGGCTGCAAAAGATCCTGATACAAGTCATATTTCAACTCAAATCAAAGGAACAGTAGGCTACTTGGATCCTGACTACCTCAGGACAAATCAACTCACTGACAAGAGTGATGTTTACTCCTTTGGTGTATTGCTTGTAGAAATGATGACTGGAAGACAACCCATTGAATCAAAGAGACCAACGCTTGAGCGAGTAACAATAAGATGG GCAATTCAGAAATTGAAAGATGGAGAGGTGGTACTTGCCATGGATCCAAGACTGAAAAGGTGCCCGGCATCAAACATGGTAGTGGAGAAGGTACTCAAATTAGCTCACACATGCCTTGCACCTTTGAGAAAATCAAGACCTTCCATGAAAAAATGTGCTGAGGAATTATGGGACATACGAAAAGAATTTAAAGAAAGATTTGTttctccttctcctcctcctcttaTATCTCGTCATTCTGATAACTTTCCTGAGAGAGATGCCCTGGGATCTTTTAGTATTGAAGATGGTGAGaacatcaaatttgattctGCCTGA
- the LOC142607477 gene encoding alpha-glucan phosphorylase, H isozyme: MAEEANIKGCGISAAHKVPAVAHPLAEKPSEIASNINYHAQFSPHFSPFKFEPEQAYYATAESVRDRLIHQWNETYRHFHNVDPKQTYYMSMEFLQGRALTNAIGNLNVQDAYGDALKKLGHELEEITEQEKDAALGNGGLGRLASCFLDSMATLSLPAWGYGLRYKYGLFKQRITKEGQEEIAEDWLEKFSPWEVVRHDIIYPVRFFGSVEVNPNGSRNWVGGEVVQALAYDVPIPGYKTKNTISLRLWEAKACAEDFDLFQFNDSQYESAAELHSRAQQICAVLYPGDVKENGKLLRLKQQFFLCSASLQDIIFRFKERKLGKGSRQWSEFPSKVAVQMNDTHPTLAIPELMRLLMDEEGLGWDEAWDITTRTVAYTNHTVLPEALEKWSQAVMWKLLPRHMEIIEEIDKRFIAMIRKARPDLEIKLPSMCILDNNPQKSVVRMANLCVVSAHTVNGVAQLHSDILKSELFADYVSLWPTKFQNKTNGITPRRWLRFCSPELSSIITKWLKTEEWITNLDLLTGLRQFANNADLQAEWASAKMANKQRLAEYIERATGVSIDPNSLFDIQVKRIHEYKRQLLNILGAIYRYKKLKEMSPEERKKTTSRTIMIGGKAFATYTNAKRIVKLVNDVGAIVNNDPEVNSYLKVVFVPNYNVSVAEILIPGSELSQHISTAGMEASGTSNMKFALNGCLIIGTLDGANVEIREEIGEENFFLFGATADEVPRLRKERENGKFKPDPRFEEAKEFIRSGAFGSYDFNPLLDSLEGNSGFGRGDYFLVGQDFPGYMDAQAKVDEAYKDRKRWLKMSILSTAGSGKFSSDRTIAQYAKEIWNIEECRVP, encoded by the exons ATGGCAGAAGAAGCTAACATTAAAGGTTGTGGCATTTCTGCTGCTCATAAAGTTCCGGCGGTGGCGCATCCACTGGCGGAGAAGCCATCGGAGATTGCGTCGAACATCAATTACCACGCACAATTCAGCCCTCATTTCTCGCCTTTCAAGTTCGAGCCTGAGCAAGCCTACTACGCCACCGCTGAGAGCGTTCGCGATCGCCTCATCCAT CAATGGAATGAGACCTACCGTCATTTTCACAATGTTGATCCCAAACAAACATACTACATGTCAATGGAGTTTCTTCAAGGAAGAGCTTTGACCAATGCAATTGGGAATCTTAACGTTCAAGATGCATATGGTGATGCTTTGAAAAAGTTGGGACATGAACTTGAGGAAATTACTGAGCAG GAGAAAGATGCTGCTCTAGGAAATGGTGGTCTGGGAAGGCTTGCTTCGTGTTTTCTAGACTCAATGGCTACATTAAGTTTGCCTGCGTGGGGGTATGGTTTGAGATACAAATATGGGCTATTCAAGCAGCGGATCACCAAAGAAGGCCAAGAAGAAATTGCCGAGGATTGGCTTGAG AAGTTTAGTCCTTGGGAAGTTGTTAGGCATGACATAATATATCCTGTCAGATTCTTCGGTTCTGTTGAGGTTAATCCCAATGGATC CCGAAATTGGGTTGGTGGAGAGGTGGTGCAAGCTTTGGCTTATGATGTGCCAATTCCAGGATACAAAACTAAGAACACCATTAGTCTTCGCCTCTGGGAAGCAAAAGCTTGCGCTGAGGATTTtgacctattccaatttaatgattCACAATACGAATCTGCTGCAGAACTTCATTCTCGTGCTCAACAG ATTTGTGCAGTTCTATATCCTGGGGATGTTAAAGAAAATGGAAAGCTCCTACGGCTGAAACAACAATTCTTTCTATGTAGTGCATCACTTCAG GACATTATATTCAGATTTAAGGAGAGGAAACTAGGGAAGGGATCGCGGCAATGGTCTGAGTTTCCTAGCAAGGTTGCAGTACAAATGAATGATACTCATCCTACACTTGCAATCCCAGAGCTGATGCGATTACTAATGGATGAGGAAGGACTTGGATGGGATGAAGCTTGGGATATCACAACAAG GACTGTTGCCTACACTAATCACACAGTGCTTCCTGAAGCACTTGAGAAATGGTCACAAGCTGTGATGTGGAAGCTTCTTCCTCGCCATATGGAGATTATAGAAGAAATAGACAAGAGA TTCATTGCAATGATACGTAAGGCACGACCTGACCTTGAAATTAAGCTTCCTAGCATGTGCATTTTGGATAACAATCCCCAAAAGTCAGTTGTGCGGATGGCAAATTTATGTGTGGTGTCTGCACATACG GTAAATGGTGTGGCCCAGTTACATAGTGATATCTTGAAGTCTGAGTTATTTGCAGACTATGTTTCTCTATGGCCAACAAAGTTCCAAAATAAAACTAATGGCATTACTCCTCGCCGATGGCTCCGATTCTGCAGTCCTGAGCTCAGTAGCATAATAACTAAATGGTTAAAAACTGAAGAATGGATTACCAACCTTGACCTCCTCACAGGTCTTCGACAG TTTGCCAACAATGCGGACCTCCAAGCTGAATGGGCCTCTGCCAAGATGGCTAATAAGCAGCGTTTGGCAGAGTACATAGAACGGGCCACAGGAGTGAGCATTGACCCAAATAGCCTATTTGACATACAAGTCAAGAGGATCCATGAATATAAGAGACAGTTGCTGAATATTCTGGGAGCAATTTACAGATACAAGAAATTAAAG GAGATGAGTCCTGAAGAGCGGAAAAAGACAACTTCACGCACCATCATGATTGGTGGAAAGGCATTTGCAACATATACAAATGCTAAACGAATAGTCAAGCTGGTGAATGATGTTGGTGCTATTGTCAACAATGATCCTGAGGTCAATAGCTACCTGAag GTAGTTTTTGTACCAAATTACAATGTATCAGTTGCAGAAATACTTATTCCAGGAAGTGAGCTGTCACAGCATATTAGCACTGCAGGCATGGAAGCAAGCGGCACAAGCAACATGAAATTTGCACTCAATGGTTGCCTCATTATAGGTACACTGGATGGGGCTAATGTAGAAATCAGGGAGGAAATTGGGGAGGAGAACTTTTTCCTCTTTGGTGCAACAGCAGATGAAGTCCCTAGGCTGCGCAAGGAAAGAGAGAATGGAAAG TTCAAACCAGACCCTCGGTTTGAGGAGGCTAAGGAGTTTATTAGGAGCGGAGCATTTGGAAGCTATGATTTCAACCCACTCCTTGACTCTCTAGAGGGCAACTCTGGTTTTGGTCGTGGTGATTATTTTCTTGTCGGTCAAGACTTTCCAGGCTACATGGATGCTCAGGCTAAAGTAGATGAAGCTTACAA GGATAGGAAAAGATGGCTAAAAATGTCTATACTAAGCACCGCTGGGAGTGGCAAATTCAGCAGTGACCGGACAATTGCTCAGTATGCCAAAGAAATCTGGAACATAGAGGAATGCCGTGTACCATAA
- the LOC142605489 gene encoding putative anion transporter 4, chloroplastic yields MNITIPLHRTAFPNTHLNKTTKPPEFPKFQNSSRFAELPNSHACLRNVSLTTTTTPLPPSTTSSSSSPRLRSQTRSFRVRVSFDDAARLDSSPEEEGTLPPSSFAEFITSERVKVVAMLGLALALCNADRVVMSVAIVPLSLSRGWSRSFSGIVQSSFLWGYLISPIAGGTLVDYYGGKAVMAWGVALWSLATFLTPWAAETSLWALLAMRALLGIAEGVALPCMNNMVSRWFPKTERARAVGLAMAGFQLGSAIGLTLSPILMSQGGIFGPFVIFGLSGFLWVLVWLSATSSTPERNPQISKYELEYILGKGQKSFPTENKTKTTKVIPPFRRLLSKLPTWSLIVANAMHSWGFFVILSWMPIYFNSIYHVDLRQAAWFSAVPWSVMAIMGYFGGLWSDMLIQSGTSVTLTRKIFQSIGFVGPGIALIGLISAKSPSIASAWLTLAVGLKSFSHSGFLVNLQEIAPQYSGVLHGISNTAGTFAAILGTVGTGFFVELVGSFQGFLLLTSILYFLSALFYILFSTGERVNFDETGG; encoded by the exons ATGAACATTACAATACCTCTTCATCGCACAGCTTTCCCAAACACTCATCTCAATAAAACAACCAAACCCCCCGAATTTCCGAAATTCCAAAACTCTTCGCGTTTCGCCGAATTGCCAAACTCACATGCATGCCTCAGAAACGTTTCTTtaactactactactactcctcttcctccttctactacttcttcttcttcttcgcctCGGCTCAGAAGTCAAACTCGCTCGTTCCGAGTTAGGGTTTCATTCGACGATGCCGCCCGGCTCGATTCGTCGCCGGAGGAGGAGGGAACTTTGCCTCCGTCGAGCTTCGCCGAGTTCATCACTTCGGAGAGAGTGAAAGTGGTGGCGATGCTTGGCTTGGCTCTGGCGCTTTGCAATGCCGACCGAGTTGTCATGTCTGTGGCGATTGTACCGTTATCGCTCTCTCGCGGATGGAGCCGATCCTTCTCTGGTATTGTTCAG TCATCTTTCTTGTGGGGTTACCTGATTTCACCAATAGCTGGAGGAACTCTAGTGGATTATTACGGAGGTAAGGCAGTCATGGCATGGGGTGTGGCTTTGTGGTCGCTAGCAACTTTTCTAACTCCCTGGGCCGCGGAGACTTCTTTGTGGGCCCTGCTTGCTATGCGAGCTCTGCTTGGCATTGCTGAAGGAGTGGCTCTTCCTTGCATGAACAACATGGTCTCAAG ATGGTTCCCTAAAACAGAACGAGCCAGGGCTGTTGGACTTGCAATGGCTGGTTTTCAGCTTGGAAGTGCTATAGGACTCACACTTTCTCCAATCCTCATGTCACAAGGTGGAATATTTGGACCGTTTGTGATTTTTGGATTATCTGGATTTCTGTGGGTTTTGGTATGGTTATCTGCAACATCAAGTACTCCTGAACGAAACCCTCAGATATCCAAATATGAATTGGAGTACATATTGGGCAAGGGGCAGAAATCTTTTCCAACGGAGAATAAAACTAAGACAACAAAAGTGATCCCTCCTTTCAGGCGCTTGCTTTCTAAACTGCCAACATGGTCCCTAATTGTTGCAAATGCCATGCATAGCTGG GGCTTTTTTGTTATTCTTTCCTGGATGCCCATTTATTTTAACTCA ATATATCACGTTGACCTCAGGCAAGCAGCATGGTTTAGTGCTGTTCCATGGAGTGTGATGGCTATCATGGGATACTTTGGTGGTCTGTGGTCAGATATGTTGATACAAAGTGGTACAAGTGTCACTTTAACTCGCAAGATCTTTCAG TCAATAGGTTTTGTTGGTCCTGGGATCGCTCTTATTGgtttaatttcagcaaaaagtcCATCAATCGCTTCTGCTTGGCTTACTTTAGCTGTTGGACTGAAATCTTTCAGTCATTCTGGCTTTCTTGTGAATCTTCAG GAGATCGCTCCACAATATTCTGGTGTACTGCATG GAATTTCGAATACAGCCGGAACATTTGCTGCTATTCTTGGGACAGTTGGAACCGGTTTCTTTGTTGAGCTGGTGGGTTCTTTCCAAGGATTTCTGTTGCTCACATCAatcttatattttctttctgCCCTTTTCTACATCCTGTTTTCTACAGGAGAGAGAGTTAATTTTGATGAAACAG GTGGTTGA